The DNA segment CACCTTTTAGCTTGTATATCACGAGTAagaatttgacaagatttttcCCTGATGTATTATATTACACATAGCAACTCTCATCCTAATTCAAGCCCACATGCATTCCACAGGCATCAACACTCCCAGCGTCCTTATTTTGGTTTCTCTCAGCGTCCTTAACTTGGTTACTGAATCCACAAAAATCATGCGGCACATTTTCATGTTCCATGTTTTCTCATGACTCCGCTGAGACAAATAGTCAGTAGTTGAAAAAAATGCTAGGAAGGTTGACCTCATGGAAATTTGCAAATGATAGACCTTGATCTATTTCATCTTCTGTATCAAAAACACCAGCAAGCGTCCCCTCCTTATCCGGTCCGCTGCCCGAAAACTTACTTTTGTCAAGACATGAAACATGCAGACATTTCTTCAGGCTCTTCAAAACAACTTCCACTCACAAACTTTGAATCACGTGATACAGAAGCTGAAGGCATATGAAAAGATGAGCGAGTAAGCTTTTCAGCATCGCTGCTGGTGCATGGATCTATTGACCAGCTTGCATGTTCTGAAACAGGAGAGTGGCTGGAGTACCCTGATGGTTCTTGAGGATGGTCACACATGCAGAGTGTTGGAATATTTTCTTTGGCTTATGGCAAGAGAGCATATCAAGTGATCCTACGAGATTGCACTGAGATACTAAAAGGTCCATCTATGGTTCCCCATGGAAGTAGTTAAGCACATCATCATCCTTTGTAATAACCATTGCTCAACAGGAAACATAAGTTAGCACATTCCCTCAATGATTTGGCGGATCATATGATCAGTTTCCAAAATGAACAAAGCATACCAAGCAAGTCAACATCAATTGAGACAAAATTAGAAACTCAAGGATGTTTTAACTACATTCATTAAACAAAAAGGTTCTCACAGTGGAAGCCTATGCCTcacaaaaaaaagacaagacTAACATGGACCAAATATGCAGCAAAAATGAGAAATCACCATCAGAATTTTCagtaataaaaaatttagagCCTTCATCAGTGACCTCATCCTGTTGAAGCAAAATGTCCTTTGTGCCTGAATTCTTGTCATCCTTCAACACAAGAGAAAGAGGAATGATTCATGAAAACAGCgctattccttttctttattagCTCCACCTTGTTCTCTACTGAGAGACGCAGAGAGAATTCCCAAGTCACGATTGAGGCATGTTAAAGCAGACTCACACTCTGCAATTATCCTTGTGACCGAAGAGGAGGATGACTTATCAGCGGTTGATTCCGATCCAACTGCTATAGCAGCATGGGCATCACGAAGATTCCTCAAGTTCCCAAGAAACTGTCATTTGGCAGGACATAAGTTACTTCACTTAGATGTCGACAACATTTTTGACATTTATAAGACAGTTTATGATTTGAGTCGCTCTTATTACTTTTTCTGGTGCATAATTGGTATTTTATAGTACACCTTACCAAGGAAGCTCTGGCATGTTGATGCCAAAGCATGTAGGCATGTCCTACATATAAAATGTGTTCAATAATTTAATAATGCAAACAGGGCCATTAGGAGAAAAGCAATGTCAACACTGCAGATTCACGTGGATAAATAAGGCCCCAAATTGAGCCTATGAAGATGTGTTGCAATGGTAAACAACTCATATCGATCTTACATTGATAACCATTGTAACCAGATGCAGGCTTCAGAAAATAGATCTAAACATGAATGTAAGTAATGACTATTCACAGTTAGTTTTAACTGAATTTTCTAGCTTGACTCCATTTGAAACTACATATCTGGGTATGTGTCTTATCTCACTCCTCACAACCAAAAGGTTTAGTACACTACTTTCAGTTCTGCTCTTATGTTGTTCAAACAGACAAAATCAGGACTTACCTTTAGCAGAACCTTATAGGCCTCTAACAAGTGATTAGCCGTTGGGCCAAATCCATGTAATTGTGGGACTTCCATCATGTGGGTCCATGGGCGAATTTCCTGATAGAAATGAACTATATCAAGAAACATGCTTCTACAAGAATGAGACTTCTTAATGATAAGAccgaaaaaaaaacaaatttagaagtgaacaaggagaaaaattttTAGGTTTCAATGATTAACAATACCTACATATCCAGAtcccagaaaaagaaaaacgaatgACACCATCATGACTGTTGATCTCTTCTAGGATGGAATAGTACTACAGAATGGACCTAAAAGTGTAGGTCCAACTAGCTAATCAGAACAAATGCACAAGCTCCTAGTAGATGGACCAAGGCATCATCTGATAATCTGTTGATCGGTCAACATGTCTGACCCATCGCCAGAACACAAGGTTAGGCTTGTCTAGGTCTCTATATTCAGAAACAGAAAACAATGTCTCAATTGATTGATGAGTACAGCTCTTACCAGatgcacatacatacacatCTGATCCCATCTAAGGTAAGATTGCCacaaaatcagatccaaagaTGCTTCCAAGAAAATTCTAGCTCATATCCCATGCAATTAAAAACCTAAGTAAAAGGTTGGGCACCAGTCTAAAGCTGTGTGTCCATTAGCCTGTTCAACCATGGCCCCATGAATGTGAAGTTATGAACCAAAGCATGGTTGTCACAGCTTCCATCTTGCCTCCATGGACATTGGCTGGGAACCACCCTTGACTGTGAAGACTAGATTGCAGTCTTAGTTCACCAATTGACAGGATTTCTAGATGGAACATTTCCTGTGGTCATGGCCAGACTGCAGTCACTGTCTAATCTGCTCTAAACACAGAAATTCATTTGAATAATATTTTCTCCCAAAATATCATTAGAATCCTAAAACTTGGAAAAAAGAATCTTCCATGGTTTTATATTTTACATAATGCAAGACGAGCCTAAAAGAAATGCAACTGCActgtttaaaacataaaattaaggCAGTGCATGACACCATGAGGAACATACAAAAATGCAAGAGCAACTAATGGTCCTGCTACCTTTCCATAAATCAAATTGAAGGACCTGGCAGTTTCAAGAAAAGAATCCAACTGCACCCGGAGCCGAGATTCTGCTTCTGTGTAATCTTCATCTGGGTTGTAAGCATgctgaacaaggagaaatgtgTTTCATTTATAAGAAGGAACAAAGATAATAGGTTAATGCACTTAATCAACTGCAGGAAGTcgacacacacagacacacgtATACATATCACATATGTACAGACAACCCCCTCCCCCCCCCGACaacccgaaaaaaaaaaaaccagaactATGAAATGTCCAAAAGAAAATCTGGTACTCACAAAAAAGATGCAATAGTGAGGTACAAGTTAAATGATGATTACTTATGAATTAATGGAATATTCACATTTTACAACGTAGAAAAGAACATTAAATATCACAACTAGGGAATTTTTGTGAGACAGCAAAGTTAGCAGAGAGTAAATTTAGCTGAATAAAATTCATTGCAGAGTTATGTTGTACCTTTGTAGCTAAATCGTGGACCATTTGTTGTAAGCTTGACATCTGTTTGGAATGTTCGACAAGTTTCAGCTCCAATTCTGCAACATCTGGCCTGAAAATTAActttcattaaaaagaaaccaCTGCTTGTACAAATTTTTTATGGGAAAATTTAGAACATGGACTTGCttttattttcccatttttaatGGTGAATCAAGTTGTTACAATCAAATTCCTACATTAATCAACTAAATTATCCCCATCTGCACACTTAATGTAGGTTTGAATGAATTTATACATGTAGATAAATATGCACAAAACAAAGGATGcagaattttcttttaaaagaatataATAAGCCATGGTACAGCAATGAAATGTTATGAACGAGTAGCAAAAAACTGAAGTTTCAAGGCATTTATGTAATGAACGAACTGAAAAGTGAGAGatagagacagagaaagagcaATCTTATTAATCAATATGTTATGAGTAAAAAGGTAAACACTTACAGAGGATACAGCGATTGGATCTGAACATCTGCTGGAAACAGCTTGCACTCTTCAGAAAAtatctgtgtttgtttttcagcaatagAATCTAAGAGTTGAATATCTTTGCCAACTTGTTCATCAACACTGGAGAGAAAATGCAGCTTAGATAAGCTAAAATGACTAATATTATTCATAATTGAATTAAGAGCTTTTCATGAGAAGTGGCTATTGCTAAGCtagttaaattttcactttaaggTTCAGAATCATGTTAACCTCCATTCAGGGTTGTCAGCATAGCAGCTTGCCTCCACAAGGTCTACAATAAGCCGGAGCATATCAGAACGATCTTCATAGCTACCTCTGCCCTGTAAGATAAGACTCAATCACTGAACAATCCAATAAGTGACATCTCTTTCATGGCATGCAACATAAAAGCTTCAATGCACTATCTTTTAGAATATAGTTCGCATGCATATCAATGTATTATAAataatacatatacatgcatgtatacatgcatacatcatagggtagttataagttataacttccatcatttttgtccaatgcccataaaataaattctcaagaaaattaaatttgatttgatgacacactttagagaaagagtagaaaaaacgtTGAGCAAGTCCTCAGTAcaactaataaattttagtttttctccAACTCAAATATCTAATGTTCGGATAAAGCCAATCTTATTCACTACATAGACTAAAACTTTCTacgttcctttttcctttcacctaAACATCTGGAATGAGTGATACCttacaaacatcaaaaatcaTTTCTTAGTCACTTACAAAATCATGAATATTCAATATTTTAGGTGCACTATTTGTGGGAAACATGAAATTTTTGCTAAACTTACCTGGATTGCTTCTATGTCATCAGTTGGCGTTATACCTAGAAACTTGGCTATCTCTGCCAAATCTGCATTAGAAACATAATATCAACTTGATTTCCTAATATTTTGTATATGGGCAAGCATGAGAGAGAGGCGTCACAAGCAAAGTTGTAAAGTGCATACCATAACCCATATCAGTTAGACTAATAGTTAGATACAAACGGTAACATAACATAACATAACATGAAAAATCTtaaattgatttgtttgatatcAAACATTTATGAAGAACTTAGAGAAATCTAAAAATTAGGAACAATCAGAATAAACCATGAAAAATATTCTTCCCATAAAAAACATTTCAAGCAATGTCATTCATTACACATCAAgaaagaaacattatttttttcaaggcAAATGACAAATGAAACTATCcttcatcaacattttcatctGCTCCTCCCAAAATGCTCCTCAACAACATGGTTCCACatccatagttttttttttctttgctccACCAATGTTGAACCATTCAAGATCTTATTCTTCGGCACAATTTTCATCAGCTCATGATCTACTACATCGAATACCTTCTTGTGCCCTCTTCATTGAAACAAAGGTTTTGTGAGGCAAATTTGGGAATAAAATGGATATCCATTGTTCAAAAAGATTAACTAAGTGAAAGGTTAAGAAAATTATGCAAAACCATGATTTCATGGTCTGTCACCAAGTACATCTGATCACTCTACCAAACAGGAAGAATGCGGAcaacagaaaatagagaaaacagagagagaaggagagagagggggtttCATGAAGTCAATTATTAAGACACAGGTATCCTAGTTTGGATGCTCTTCATTTATGCTAGTGTTGGAGAAGACAACCAAGGGAAAGCAAAATGGAGAGTCTATCGttcaaaaagatcaaatgagTGAAAAGCAAAGACAACTTGCAGACCATGAATATCTGATGATCTAAGCCAGTAAGCCATAGAATAACGATGCAAGCTTATCAATATGTGCTAACATGGTGAAGTAGAAAGCTGGTCTTATGAAAAGAACACTCCCTTGCACCCAAAGGCTAACTCTAAGCAACTCAAGGGTGCAATCTGACTAGCAAAAATACGTCATACAACAATCGAACTCAAGGTAGTATGGTGCACCTCTCGTTTTATAAATTACAATTAATACACAACACTTAATTATCACAACAATATGCTTGACTTACTAATTATACAACCGCCAAATAAATGATACAAAATGTTACTAAAGGGAGCTTTACATTGGATCCTAGCTGCTTCATCATCAGCATCTCCTTGCAGGTTCTGTTGTGTGAATGGAGATTTCTCGCCCAAAAGCCTGTAAAAGAAATTATTGATATTTGCTAATACACATGTACAAAATCATTAATCCTTAAATACATGCAACAATGCATAAAAGTCAAGCTAAACATATGAAATGTAAAGGGAGAAAGGACAATACAGGGAACACATTTGAACCCACCATAAATCAATAATAGGTCACGTGAAAAGCCACTAACAAATAGATGATAACCATAAATATAAAACACTTGTCTAAAAACaaccttttctttgttcatctcCCTCCTTTACCTTTCTGTTGTTCATCTGGTCAGTTCAAGTTATACACCGATCAGGAAGTAAGAATACCATGAGGAACAAGGAAGAACCCTTCTGCTAAGACCAAATTTGACGGAATGGATGCAAGGTGGGGTTGAGGGAGTAACGAGGCAAGGAAGATTAAGGACCTGAAGAACAGCCATTCAAGCAACGCATATCTCTCAGTGCCAGCAAAAAGGAGGGATTGTGCCGGAGCAGAGGCCCTTGGGTAGTTCAACATTGTCAACTTCTTCTGTATCTCCTCCAATTGCTTTGCCGCCATCGATGAAATTAGATTTCTtcacttctccttctctctgatGCATAAGGGAGAAACTTAGTGTCTTGGACACACATGGGGACttaatttatcttttttacACCAAGCCTCTAAACTTATCAATTCAAAAACTCCCCTGCATTTAGGTTATTATATGAAAACACAACTTCTAAAACCAGAGAAAAGGCACGAATCTCACCTCTAAACCGAGCAGCTGCGAGAAGGAGATGGTACACCGAAGGAAGAAAGGGCAATGGTTgatcaacaagaaaaatgaaaaccgaCGACGATCgaccaacaaaaagaaaaagggcgTTTCACATAGACggagagagattgagaggggAAGTGTGAAGCTCGAATCGCATACCTGCCTCCACCATTTTCCAGCGGAGTTGCAGGTGATCGAGCACCGGCAGGGAAGACATCAGCTCGCTAAGATGCGCCTGCGACAGTGAGAAGGGAGATGCGCATACCTCGACGGCTTAGAAGCAACGGGCGAAAAAATAAGCCCCGGATTACAGTTCCACCTTTTTAGGTGGAACTTCAATAAGTACTGTTCACACTCAAAAACACCAGGCACTAAAAAAATACGACGTTTGAAGCGCCGTGGTATTTTCCTGGATTTTTGAACCTTAGTTTCACGTCTACAATAAAATAGGCCGTTTGATTGATTGGAAACATGAGATTGAAAagaattttctcaaaataagtTTTCTGAAATAAAGGAAtgagaaataagtttccttAAAGGGCCGTTTGatttgatggcctgaaaatttgaaattggaaatatatttatgaaaatatatttcttgaaaaaaaagaatgagaaaaatctttctgatgacattttgatgtgtgtgataactgagaaatatatttttagaaatatatttttgtgtttgatgataaaaaaatatatttccaaatttCTTTTGATCAAGTAGGCAATTGATCAAGTAAAATGCAGGTTCACATCTTTACCAGCAAGAGACacaaagcaaaaagaattgaaatgGCAGAAACATTTTTTGTGTACTGCTTCTAACCAAGACGAGCAGATAAAATTGTTTATTTTGCTTGTTTGACTGCTACTATTTTTTTTACAAGTGAAATAATAGCAAAAGTGGAAAGCAAGCTTAAAACCATAAATACACTCTAATTTTGTAATAAGAATGCATGTAAGTTAGTTTATCTACAAG comes from the Nymphaea colorata isolate Beijing-Zhang1983 chromosome 14, ASM883128v2, whole genome shotgun sequence genome and includes:
- the LOC116267774 gene encoding AUGMIN subunit 7, with translation MAAKQLEEIQKKLTMLNYPRASAPAQSLLFAGTERYALLEWLFFRLLGEKSPFTQQNLQGDADDEAARIQYLAEIAKFLGITPTDDIEAIQGRGSYEDRSDMLRLIVDLVEASCYADNPEWSVDEQVGKDIQLLDSIAEKQTQIFSEECKLFPADVQIQSLYPLPDVAELELKLVEHSKQMSSLQQMVHDLATKHAYNPDEDYTEAESRLRVQLDSFLETARSFNLIYGKEIRPWTHMMEVPQLHGFGPTANHLLEAYKVLLKFLGNLRNLRDAHAAIAVGSESTADKSSSSSVTRIIAECESALTCLNRDLGILSASLSREQGGANKEKE